One window of Camelina sativa cultivar DH55 chromosome 4, Cs, whole genome shotgun sequence genomic DNA carries:
- the LOC109132641 gene encoding uncharacterized protein LOC109132641 yields the protein IDYRGLNRVTVKNKYPLPRIDELLDQFKGSTLFSKVDLASGNHQIPIDEADVRKIAFRTRYGHYEFVVMPFGLTTAPAAFMRLMNSVFQEFMDVFVILFIDDILVYSKSPEEHAVHLRAVLEKLREQKLFAKLSKCS from the coding sequence attgattaccgggGTCTGAACcgggttactgtgaagaacaagtaccctcttcccaggattgatgagttgttggatcagttcaAGGGTTCTACTttgttctctaaggtagatctagCATCGGGtaatcatcagataccgatagatgaggcagatgtgaggaagattgctttcaggacgaggtatgggcattatgagtttgtggtgatgccttttgggttgacaaccgcaccagcagcgtttatgagattgatgaatagcgtgtttcaggagtttatGGACGTGTTTGTCATtcttttcatcgacgatatcctggtatattctaagagtcctgaggagcatgcagtgcacttgagggcagttttggagaagctgcgggagcagaagttgtttgctaagttgagcaagtgtagt